TTGGTCAAAAGATATGTAGAGCCGGTAACCTCTCCCGTTGCTCCCAGAAAGGTCAATTTCATTTTACCACCTCTTATCTTGTAGACTTTTTAGGTAGTATATCACAATTTTGGAAAATTATCTGACCTTAAAATGAACCTTTTTACCACATTCTTTTATGCTATAATGTATATATGATAAGAGAAAAATTTAATGAGCTTATTGAGTTAATTTATAAAAAGACAAAAGAGTATTATAAAGAAAATCTAACCTCTTTTGTTGTTTTTGGCTCCTGTAGTAGAAATTTACCTACCCCAGAATCGGATATTGATCTTCTAATTATCCTTAAAAAAGCACCTACTGGTAGAATAAAGAGGGTTGAAGAATTTTACTTAAATATAGAAAAACCATTAGAAAATTACATAAACGATCTTAGAAAATATGGAATAAATACATATATATCCCCAATTATTAGAACAGAAGAAGAAGTTAAAATAGGAAGTCCCTTATATATAGATATGCTCACCGGAGTAAAAATCCTTTGGGATGAAGGAAACTTCTTTAGTAAATATCTATCAGAATTAAAAGAGAAGCTCGAAAAACTTGGCGCAGAAAAAAGAGAAGGATATTGGATTTACAAGAAAAATGTGGATAAAAATGAAGGGGTAGAGGTTTAGTATAGCTTACTACTTCCTCTACTTCTTCCTCCTATAGACTGAGATAAAAAATATTAAGGTTAGGATTAATATTATAGTTGAGCCGGATGGAAGATTTAGATAGAAAGAGGAAATTAAGCCTCCCCAGATGCCTATAAGGCTTATTATTGAGCTAAGAAAAACTGCTTCCTTAAAGCTTTTTGATCTTGGAATGGCAATAGAAGGAGGAATTACTAAAAGAGCAGAAATAAGGATTATACCTATCAGCTTACTGGCAAGCACTATAGCAATAGCGGAAAGGCTTAAAACGATCTCCTCCAAAACAAAAGTATTAATTCCTGAAACTTCCGCAGAGATTGGATCAAAAATTATATATACAATCCTCCAATAATTCTTAAAAAAGAATAATAGCACTAAGAAAAGAAAGAAAAGAGTAATAATTATATCGTCATATCCTACTCCTAATATATTTCCAAAAAGGTAAGAGAATAGATCCACCGTATACCCTTTATGAAGAGCTAAGAAGATGCTTCCTAAAGCCATAGAGGATGTATAAAATATGCCAATGGGTACATCTCCCTTTAAAGGCACCTTCCTATTTATAAAAGGTATGAGCCAAACCACAAAAAGGGAGAAAATAATTGCGGATATAAGAGGATTAATGCCCAAAAGTATTCCTAAGGCAATACCTCCAAAGGCAGAATGGCTTATGCCGGAGCCCATAAAGGTTAGCCCTCTAAAGACTAAATAAGCACCTAATATTGAAGTTACAACACTTAATAATAATCCAGATATGATAGCCCTTTGCATAAAACCATAGGCTAAGAAATTCATATTCTAACCTTCCTTCTCGTGGGTTAGGAAGAATACATCCTCCCCATATATTTCTTTTAGGGATTGACGTATCTTAAGATCTGAAGGACATCCATGGAGAAAGATTTTTCTATTTAGGCAGGCAAGCTTTTTTACTCTCTTTGATATAACTCCTATATCATGGGATATTAATATTATCGTTAACCCCTTTTTATTCAAATCCTCCAAGATATTGTAGAATTTTTCCTGGGAAGAAATATCCACACCAACAGTAGGCTCATCCAGTACCAATAATCTTGGTTCTCCTGCTATCGCCTTAGCCACCAATACCCTTTGCTGTTGACCTCCAGAAAGCTCCCCAAAAAGCTTATCCCTATAATCCCACATATCTACTTTTTTAATTGCTTCCTCTATCTTTTCTTTATCCTCTAAGGAAAGATTCTTCCAATCTTTTACTGCTCTTCTCCCCAAGGAGACCACATCCCATACTTTAATAGGGAAAAACTTATCTACTTCCAATCTTTGAGGAATATATCCTATATACTTCTTCTCCTCTCCTAATTTCCAGGGAGGCTTCCCAAAAACTTCTACTTTTCCCTTTTGAGGTCTAAGAATACCTACGATTATCTTTATAAGGGTGGTCTTTCCTGCTCCGTTGGGTCCAATTATCCCCCAGAAATCCCCCTCCTCAATAGAAAAATTAATATTTTCAAGCACTAAATAATCTCCATAACTAAAGTATAGATTTTCTATATTAACTATTTTGTTCATCAAATATTTTTTCCAATTTCTTTACGTTTTCTCTCAGCAAATCAAAATAGTCCTTCCCAAAACCTAAAGGATCCAAAGTTATAATCTTTACATTTGTTTCCTTAGCAATAGTATTCAATACAGGCGATCTATTAAAGGGCTCACTTATTATATATTTTATGTTATTCTTTTTTATGATATTTATGATCTCCACAATTTTTTTAGGAGATGGCTCCTTACCTTCCCCTTCCTCAATAACCCCTACGGTCTTTATATTATACCTCTTAAAGAAATAATACCATGCTGGATGATAAACAATAACTTCCTTCTTCTTAAATCTACTAAGCCTTTCTCTTATTTCCTTATCTAATTTATCCAGCTTATTTAATAGTACCTTTAAATTTTTCTCATAAATGGCTTTATTACTACCATCCACTTCAATAAGCTTTTTATAAATATTTTCCGCTATTTTTTTAGCAAGAATAGGATCAAGCCATATATGCGGATTATTATCTTCAAAGGGAATATTAGAGGATACATTTACAATTTTGCTACTGCCCTTTATCAGTTTGCTTATCCATGCATCCACATCTCCACCATTTATAACTATTAGCCTTGCCTTTTCTACAAGACGAAAGGTCTCTGGCGTTGGTTCAAAGGTATGTGGACTTGCATTATAGGGAAGTATGGAGGAAACCTTCCAAAGAGAGCCAGTAATATAGGAAGAAAGACTTTGAAGAGGTGGTATACTTGCCAAGGCGGTCCTCTCCTCCCCCCACCCCAAGGAGATCAACCCTACTACCAATAACAAAATTAATAATTTCCTCTTCATAGCAAAAAACCTCCTTTCCATAGGAAGATATTATATCAAAATCTTGATATAATTTCCAGAAATTTTTCTCTTTCCCCTTCCCTATTATAGTAGTTATTATTATATCCCTTCTTCTCATTCTAAGCACTATTGCCTTAGCAGATCCATCAAATAGCGATAATCAAATATCAAGTTTACAGCCACCAGTAGTTGTAGAAAAAACAATTGAATAATACCTGGAGGGGATGTGGGGGAGGGGACTATTTGAAATTACCCCCATTATGGGGTAGAATATTATTATGAAAATTATTAAAATTCTTATATTATTATTTTTTCTTTTATCAATAAGTTTTGGGGAAGAGCCCATTATAATCACAGGTGATCGTGCTCTTCCACCTATAGAATATTTAGACTCCCAAGGAAATCCCCAAGGCTTTATAGTAGATGTGATGAGAGAGCTTAGCAAGGAGATAGGAAAACCTATTGAGATTCGTCTTATGCCATGGAAAGAGGCTGTAAAATCCTTAGATGAAGGTAAGGTATCTGGCATTGAGTTTATGAGAATAACAAAGGAAAGGGAAAAGAAATATGATTTTGTACCTATTATGGAAAGCTTTAGCGTAATAGTAGTACCTATAGATTCCGATATAGTAAATTCTTTAGATATAAAAAATAAAAGGGTGGCAGTTTTAAACTTGGATGTTGCCCATAATTTCCTTGCTAATTTCTCCTATGTAGTTCCCAAAGATACGCAGGAAGAAGTTCTTCTTTCTGTTTTAAAAAGAGAAGTTTCTGCAGGAGTTGTAAACTACTACTTTGCTAAATGGTTTATATATAAAAAGGAATTGCAAGACCAATTGAAGATCCTTCCCGATAAACTTATTACAAACTATTCTGGTATTGCCCTACCAAAAAATAGTCCACTACTTCCCCTTTTTCAAAAGGGAATATCTAATCTAAGAAACAGAGGAGTTTTAAATAAGTTAAGTTTGAAATGGTTTGGAATGGAACTTATCACTGGTGAGACCTTGAAAAAGGGAGAAAAAATATTAGGAACTCTTTTAACCATTCTTTTAATTGCTCTCCTTGTAATTGCCATTTTTATTGGGAATAGAATATTACTAAAAAGGATAATATTTCAAAGGACAAGGGAGCTTAAGGAAAGATACGAGGATATAGCAAGAATATATAATTTCCTCCATGAAAGCACATCTATCTCAAATCCTTCTGAATTAGAGGACTTATACACGAAAAACCTTAGGGAATTACTTCCAAACCATAAAATAAAAATATTAAGAAAGGTAAATGGAGAAATAAATTTAGAAGGTTTTAAGGGAGAAAAAATACCTTTAAGGATAGGAGAAGAGCTTTTAGGATATACCATAATAGAGCCAGAAATTACTGATAAAAAGTATGTTATAGATATATTATCTCAGGAGTTTTGCCATCTATTATATACTCTTAAAATGAAAGAGGAGACAAAAAGAGCGGAAGAGCTTTCTAACCTTATCAATGAATTTTCCCTCTTTTACTCTACCCGTGATACAAGATTAATTTTAACTAACATATTAAGAAAGCTTCTTAATATATTGTCCGCTAACGTTGGCTCCATAATGACTTTATCTCCTGAGGATAATAAGCTATATATAACTGCAAGCATTGGGCTTTCAGAGGAAGTAGTGAAAAATGTAGTCCTTAATGTGGGAGAGGGCATTGCAGGATGGTGTGCTCTCCACAAAGAACCCCTAATCTTAGAAGATACTTCCTCAGATCCAAGGTTTAAGGCTTTTGAGCCTAAACTTCATATAAAATCTTCCATTGTTTATCCTTTAATCCATGAGGGTAAAGTTTTAGGAGTTTTAAACAT
The window above is part of the Dictyoglomus sp. NZ13-RE01 genome. Proteins encoded here:
- a CDS encoding zinc ABC transporter ATP-binding protein; its protein translation is MNKIVNIENLYFSYGDYLVLENINFSIEEGDFWGIIGPNGAGKTTLIKIIVGILRPQKGKVEVFGKPPWKLGEEKKYIGYIPQRLEVDKFFPIKVWDVVSLGRRAVKDWKNLSLEDKEKIEEAIKKVDMWDYRDKLFGELSGGQQQRVLVAKAIAGEPRLLVLDEPTVGVDISSQEKFYNILEDLNKKGLTIILISHDIGVISKRVKKLACLNRKIFLHGCPSDLKIRQSLKEIYGEDVFFLTHEKEG
- a CDS encoding diguanylate cyclase; the encoded protein is MMKIIKILILLFFLLSISFGEEPIIITGDRALPPIEYLDSQGNPQGFIVDVMRELSKEIGKPIEIRLMPWKEAVKSLDEGKVSGIEFMRITKEREKKYDFVPIMESFSVIVVPIDSDIVNSLDIKNKRVAVLNLDVAHNFLANFSYVVPKDTQEEVLLSVLKREVSAGVVNYYFAKWFIYKKELQDQLKILPDKLITNYSGIALPKNSPLLPLFQKGISNLRNRGVLNKLSLKWFGMELITGETLKKGEKILGTLLTILLIALLVIAIFIGNRILLKRIIFQRTRELKERYEDIARIYNFLHESTSISNPSELEDLYTKNLRELLPNHKIKILRKVNGEINLEGFKGEKIPLRIGEELLGYTIIEPEITDKKYVIDILSQEFCHLLYTLKMKEETKRAEELSNLINEFSLFYSTRDTRLILTNILRKLLNILSANVGSIMTLSPEDNKLYITASIGLSEEVVKNVVLNVGEGIAGWCALHKEPLILEDTSSDPRFKAFEPKLHIKSSIVYPLIHEGKVLGVLNINSLEEKRKFSEKDLELVEKIAPLIASFLEQENLEKRISRLNKEALLILVEAIEARDPYTGGHVKAVTDYSLKMGEFLKLDREELKTLEMASYLHDVGKIKVPDDILKAPRKLTPEEWEIMKMHPIWGEEFLKKFTTFKDIAKIVRHHHERWDGKGYPDGLSGENIPFLSRIIVLSDSFQAMTSIRPYKKALSLEEAVEEIRKEKGKQFDPELAEIFIEVVVEDLIKEGV
- a CDS encoding ABC transporter substrate-binding protein; translated protein: MKRKLLILLLVVGLISLGWGEERTALASIPPLQSLSSYITGSLWKVSSILPYNASPHTFEPTPETFRLVEKARLIVINGGDVDAWISKLIKGSSKIVNVSSNIPFEDNNPHIWLDPILAKKIAENIYKKLIEVDGSNKAIYEKNLKVLLNKLDKLDKEIRERLSRFKKKEVIVYHPAWYYFFKRYNIKTVGVIEEGEGKEPSPKKIVEIINIIKKNNIKYIISEPFNRSPVLNTIAKETNVKIITLDPLGFGKDYFDLLRENVKKLEKIFDEQNS
- a CDS encoding manganese ABC transporter permease, which gives rise to MNFLAYGFMQRAIISGLLLSVVTSILGAYLVFRGLTFMGSGISHSAFGGIALGILLGINPLISAIIFSLFVVWLIPFINRKVPLKGDVPIGIFYTSSMALGSIFLALHKGYTVDLFSYLFGNILGVGYDDIIITLFFLFLVLLFFFKNYWRIVYIIFDPISAEVSGINTFVLEEIVLSLSAIAIVLASKLIGIILISALLVIPPSIAIPRSKSFKEAVFLSSIISLIGIWGGLISSFYLNLPSGSTIILILTLIFFISVYRRKK